One segment of Rosa chinensis cultivar Old Blush chromosome 6, RchiOBHm-V2, whole genome shotgun sequence DNA contains the following:
- the LOC112173888 gene encoding uncharacterized protein LOC112173888 isoform X1, translated as MKLLGWRLVLTYRNEKVIRFARRGILSLSCSHQVQEVWSMMNGPIKDMQHVDYQKVSSLLQVFVRKHILKLEQDIELLKAEAKRKVEFSYDVIEGTPEDIECVESGAPQTSSFLDSNEAMRVAKLAKLDTEVNFWMYFARRVLLDVLLLWIKD; from the exons ATGAAGTTGTTGGGGTGGAGATTAGTCCTAACCTATAGGAATGAGAAAGTCATCAGGTTTGCTAGGAGAGGAATATTATCATTGTCATGCTCACATCAG GTGCAAGAAGTATGGAGTATGATGAATGGGCCAATCAAAG ATATGCAACATGTGGATTACCAAAAAGTGTCTTCTTTGCTTCAAGTCTTTG TGAGGAAGCACATTCTGAAGCTGGAACAAGACATTGAGTTGCTTAAAGCAGAGGCTAAAAGAAAAGTTGAATTTAGTTATGATGTTATTGAAGGAACTCCAGAAGATATTGAGTGTGTTGAGTCTGGAGCTCCTCAAACTTCAAGCTTCTTAGACTCTAATGAGGCCATGAGAGTAGCCaagcttgcaaagctagacactgaagtaaatttctggatgtattTTGCTAGGAGAGTACTATTAGACGTACTCCTTTTGTGGATAAAAGATTAG
- the LOC112173888 gene encoding uncharacterized protein LOC112173888 isoform X2 encodes MADFTKELKPLFDYNCVQPLNVISFDDDDEDEVSASPPTKKRKKASNSVVEKVDDSVKFGSCLIRQESSASPCWIRQCKGLRLATCIQDSGVKEIKPKRSTIMGKTKKGYQA; translated from the exons ATG GCAGATTTTACCAAAGAACTCAAACCCCTTTTCGATTACAATTGCGTACAGCCTCTCAATGTCATCTCCTTTGACGACGACGACG AGGATGAGGTGTCTGCTTCTCCTCCaaccaagaagaggaagaaggcttCAAATTCAGTA GTTGAAAAGGTTGATGACAGTGTGAAGTTTGGTTCTTGCTTAATCCGCCAAGAATCTAGTGCTTCACCTTGCTGGATACGACAATGTAAAG GATTGAGGTTGGCTACCTGCATCCAGGATAGTGGTGTCAAAGAAATCAAGCCCAAGAGGAGTACAATCATG GGTAAAACTAAGAAAGGCTATCAAGCATGA